From the genome of Vicia villosa cultivar HV-30 ecotype Madison, WI linkage group LG2, Vvil1.0, whole genome shotgun sequence, one region includes:
- the LOC131649179 gene encoding uncharacterized protein LOC131649179, whose protein sequence is MARIAYFFGAPQSTGQRRRNRIEIQEEPTINQVHPPRQNVVEGEMGALVKQQGVRQQIPKEQPRRVVVVNREQNVNEVIQIVRQDNMVEENNLNTMIDRIMANNGLNTRLRRPNYTSPIMDFILQTELPRGSKVPKFTKFSGDTSESTVEHIARYLTEAGDLENSENLRIKYFPSSLTKKAFTWFTTLPPNSIDT, encoded by the coding sequence ATGGCGCGTATAGCATATTTCTTTGGGGCTCCCCAATCGACAGGCCAACGTAGACGAAATCGTATCGAAATACAGGAGGAACCAACTATTAATCAAGTACATCCACCTAGACAAAATGTTGTCGAAGGAGAAATGGGGGCATTGGTAAAACAACAAGGAGTTCGACAACAAATCCCTAAAGAACAGCCTAGGAGGGTAGTCGTGGTTAATAGGGAACAAAATGTAAATGAAGTAATTCAAATAGTTAGACAAGATAACATGGTGGAAGAAAATAATCTAAATACCATGATCGATAggattatggccaataatggcttGAATACAAGGCTTCGACGTCCTAATTATACCTCCCCTATAATGGATTTTATCTTACAAACAGAGTTACCAAGAGGTTCCAAAGTTCCCAAGTTCACAAAATTTTCAGGAGATACTAGTGAGTCAACCGTAGAACACATAGCTCGATATTTAACTGAGGCAGGGGATTTGGAAAATAGTGAAAATCTAAGAatcaaatacttccctagttcatTAACTAAGAAagcatttacttggttcaccaCCTTGCCACCAAATTCTATAGATACATGA